A window of the Lolium perenne isolate Kyuss_39 chromosome 7, Kyuss_2.0, whole genome shotgun sequence genome harbors these coding sequences:
- the LOC127314622 gene encoding uncharacterized protein, whose protein sequence is MVCTKCEKKLGKVIVPDKWKEGASNTLEGGGRKINENKLLSKKNRWTPYGNTKCVICKQQVHQDGKYCHTCAYSKGVCAMCGKQVLDTKLYKQSNV, encoded by the exons atggtgTGCACCAAGT GCGAGAAGAAGCTGGGGAAGGTGATCGTGCCGGACAAGTGGAAGGAGGGCGCCAGCAACACCCTCGAGGGCGGCGGCCGCAAGATCAACGAGAACAAGCTCCTATCCAAGAAGAACAG GTGGACTCCATATGGAAACACCAAATGCGTAATCTGCAAGCAGCAGGTGCACCAGGACGGCAAATACTGCCACACTTGTGCCTattcaaaag GTGTGTGTGCAATGTGCGGAAAGCAAGTTCTGGACACGAAGCTGTACAAGCAAAGCAACGTATGA